The Novipirellula artificiosorum genome contains a region encoding:
- the ispG gene encoding (E)-4-hydroxy-3-methylbut-2-enyl-diphosphate synthase has translation MTIQRNPTRAVPIGSICIGAGHPIAVQSMTATKTQNIDATVAQAEALRERGAGVVRIAVDSDKDAEALAEIRKQTTANLAVDLQENFRLAEKVAPFVDKIRYNPGHLYHHQREKPWQDKVRFLVEQAIEHDCAIRIGVNCGSVDPAKKEAGDPTDSITPMIRSAIEHCEFIDSMGFDRYVVSLKDSDPRQVIEVNRRFAEMRPDVPLHLGVTEAGMPPDGIVKTRIAFEQLIGKGIGDTVRVSLTLPNDRKPEEIDAGLSIVRDIYDGRVRSVVVFDDTQLNIISCPSCSRVENEAFIELAASVKEMTAYAQAYAITIAVMGCRVNGPGETDDADLGLWCGPAKVNLKRGTEALGAFGYDEILPKLKHELDQLIAKRQP, from the coding sequence ATGACCATTCAACGCAATCCTACGCGCGCCGTCCCGATCGGTTCGATCTGCATCGGCGCTGGGCATCCGATCGCCGTACAGAGCATGACCGCGACCAAGACGCAAAACATTGACGCCACGGTCGCACAAGCAGAAGCCCTGCGTGAACGAGGCGCTGGCGTCGTGCGGATCGCGGTCGATAGTGACAAGGATGCGGAGGCCCTTGCCGAGATCCGCAAACAAACCACCGCAAACTTGGCGGTGGATTTGCAAGAGAATTTTCGCTTGGCGGAAAAGGTCGCGCCGTTCGTCGATAAAATTCGATACAACCCTGGCCACCTTTACCATCATCAGCGAGAAAAGCCGTGGCAAGACAAAGTTCGCTTCCTGGTCGAGCAAGCGATCGAGCACGATTGTGCGATTCGAATTGGTGTGAATTGTGGCAGTGTCGATCCTGCAAAAAAAGAGGCCGGGGACCCAACGGATTCCATCACCCCCATGATCCGCAGCGCGATCGAGCACTGTGAGTTTATTGACTCGATGGGATTCGACCGCTATGTCGTGTCGCTAAAGGATAGTGACCCGCGACAGGTGATTGAGGTGAATCGACGGTTTGCCGAGATGCGTCCCGACGTGCCGCTGCACCTGGGGGTGACCGAAGCTGGCATGCCGCCGGACGGCATCGTCAAGACTCGCATCGCCTTTGAACAACTGATTGGTAAAGGGATCGGGGATACCGTGCGGGTTTCGTTGACGCTGCCGAACGATCGCAAACCCGAAGAAATCGATGCGGGGCTATCGATCGTTCGCGATATTTACGATGGGCGAGTCCGCTCGGTGGTCGTCTTTGACGATACCCAATTGAACATCATCAGTTGTCCAAGCTGTTCGCGAGTCGAGAACGAGGCGTTCATCGAATTGGCGGCGAGCGTCAAAGAGATGACCGCCTATGCCCAAGCGTATGCGATCACCATCGCTGTGATGGGATGTCGCGTCAACGGTCCTGGCGAAACGGATGATGCCGACCTCGGGTTGTGGTGCGGTCCCGCAAAAGTCAATCTGAAGCGAGGTACCGAAGCGCTTGGTGCCTTCGGCTATGACGAAATTTTGCCCAAGCTCAAGCACGAACTTGATCAATTGATCGCCAAAAGGCAGCCCTAA
- a CDS encoding DUF1501 domain-containing protein produces MTLPFDSLQTLRQQLTRRAFFSRTSAGMGAAALASLDQSVGASAVRGLPGLPHHPPKANRAIYLFMSGAPSQMDMWDHKPAMEDWFDKDLPESIRMGQRLTTMTSGQSRFPIAPSIYSFSPHGEAGTMASELVPFMAKKVDEIALVKSMYTEAINHDPAITYICTGNQLPGKASLGAWLNYGLGSENENLPAFIVMTASWTGRKEAQALYNRLWGSGFLPSKYQGVALRSAGDPVLYLSNPDGIDRSVRRRMLDSLAELNLATAERLGDPETNARIAQYEMAFRMQTSVPELTNISDEPKHILEMYGPDVTVPGTFANCCLMARRMAERGVRFTQIFHRGWDQHGTLPKDLPNQCRDVDQPSSALLSDLRQRGMLDDTLVVWGGEFGRTVYCQGKLTKTDYGRDHHPKCFTVWLAGGGVKGGVVHGETDEFSYNIVKDPVHIRDLNATILHLMGIDHQRFTYPFQGLDQKLTGVEESRIVRQILT; encoded by the coding sequence ATGACTCTCCCATTTGACTCTCTGCAAACCCTTCGTCAACAATTGACTCGCCGTGCCTTTTTTTCGCGGACGTCGGCCGGCATGGGGGCCGCCGCGCTCGCATCGTTGGATCAATCGGTTGGTGCATCTGCGGTGCGTGGATTGCCTGGATTGCCGCATCACCCCCCCAAGGCAAACCGTGCGATCTATCTGTTCATGTCGGGGGCGCCCAGCCAGATGGACATGTGGGACCACAAACCGGCCATGGAAGATTGGTTCGACAAGGATTTGCCCGAATCGATTCGTATGGGCCAGCGATTGACGACCATGACGAGTGGACAGTCGCGGTTTCCCATCGCGCCAAGTATCTATTCCTTCTCGCCTCATGGTGAAGCAGGAACGATGGCCAGTGAATTGGTTCCGTTCATGGCGAAGAAGGTCGATGAGATCGCCTTGGTCAAATCGATGTACACCGAAGCGATCAATCATGATCCAGCGATCACGTACATTTGCACAGGGAACCAGCTTCCGGGAAAGGCGAGTTTGGGGGCATGGTTGAACTATGGGCTCGGTAGCGAGAACGAGAACTTACCCGCATTTATCGTGATGACCGCCTCCTGGACGGGACGTAAAGAGGCACAGGCGCTCTACAACCGATTGTGGGGCAGCGGGTTCTTGCCGAGCAAATATCAAGGCGTCGCACTTCGCAGCGCCGGCGATCCCGTGTTGTACCTGTCAAATCCAGACGGGATCGATCGTTCGGTCCGCCGTCGGATGCTCGATAGTTTGGCTGAGTTGAACCTAGCCACAGCGGAACGTCTCGGCGACCCCGAAACCAACGCTCGTATTGCCCAATATGAGATGGCGTTCCGAATGCAAACGAGTGTCCCTGAACTTACGAATATCAGCGATGAACCCAAACACATTCTCGAGATGTATGGTCCCGACGTGACGGTTCCAGGGACGTTTGCCAATTGTTGTTTGATGGCGCGGAGGATGGCGGAACGTGGTGTGCGATTCACTCAAATCTTCCATCGTGGATGGGACCAGCACGGAACGCTGCCAAAGGACTTGCCGAACCAATGTCGTGATGTGGATCAGCCATCGTCCGCTTTGCTGAGCGATTTGCGACAACGAGGCATGCTTGATGATACGCTGGTGGTTTGGGGAGGTGAGTTCGGTCGAACGGTCTATTGTCAGGGCAAATTGACGAAAACGGACTATGGACGCGACCATCATCCCAAGTGCTTCACGGTTTGGCTGGCGGGCGGCGGAGTCAAGGGAGGCGTCGTTCACGGAGAAACGGATGAATTCAGTTACAATATTGTCAAGGATCCGGTTCACATTCGGGATTTGAACGCGACCATCTTGCATTTGATGGGAATCGATCACCAACGGTTCACGTATCCGTTCCAGGGACTCGACCAAAAGTTAACGGGCGTCGAGGAAAGTCGGATCGTCCGCCAGATTCTGACGTAG
- a CDS encoding PSD1 and planctomycete cytochrome C domain-containing protein, which produces MTVFRWITCLLLVSAISSEAMSATPSFSHDIRPILSAHCFACHGPDEEERMADLRLDSPDDVAAMVVSGDADSSEMFARITSDDEDVLMPPADFGKPLTADQIEAIRQWIAAGAAYQEHWAFVAPTKQTPASVPIDSPTDAINHFVQQAIEEMGLVANPAADDRSLLRRVCLDLTGLPPNREQVDTFLSDASHDAYERLVDSLLASRHYGQHMGRYWLDLVRYGDTHGLHLDNYREMWPYRDWVIDAMNANMPIDQFFTEQLAGDLFPDASEAQRIASGFNRLNVTTNEGGSIYDEVFARNVIDRTDAFGTIFLGMTTGCSVCHDHKFDPLTMRDYYSLSAYFNSLDGKAMDANIKDHPPSMPVPTQQQLDEIAECEKELVALRTEMAGPIETVDASQRDWERSLSDQTAENSVVLHPTSVVSEAGVEMKTHEDGTVEVVGEAAAKDTTTLIAQLPANSAWKTLHLEALVEEPNDRVGLSSNGNVVLSEIVVEWNESDAEEGWMEVPVVHAVADVEQSDGSFAVKYAIDGKVKAQEGWAVHGHGPSGPRNAWFVLAPLLTESPDARLRIRLKYQSVYAKHQFRKIRLSLATTMPSVPESQRIVLGSMHSVGPFPVANTDLAYDQSFASEQSKFDPSESFRFEDQDYGWQHREDLPTVAVHRLGTVSDRASVMVLHQPLTAPSDQNVTLLIDTSDGHVVYLNDKEVARRQGPKTIRPLSEEYELNLKKGENRLYVKVVNHAEPSMFCFAFRSPAIDTGPQLAQLAGIPPSDRSDAETISLRKYFRSVVCTHPDWLLLGKLESGLLKRIEQIRSSIATTLIWKELKKPRQAHLLLRGQYDSPGEAVERRTPGFLPPMDDALPNNRLGLAKWLTSDSHPLTSRVAANRVWQQFFGIGLVKTSEDFGSQGQPPSHPELLDWLAVDFRENGWDLKRLTKAIVMSAPYRRSARIHPRAQELDPENRFLARGPRFRLDAEMLRDQALAISGLLVDDIGGPSVKPPQPSGLWQAVGYTRSDTATFSADSGDKVYRRSVYIFWKRTSPPPQMTTFDAPSRESCAARRERTNTPLQALLLMNETQYLEAARALAGRVFEQEHLKTPQDQVAWVFETVTVRPPQSKELEELVGLLHDLTVHYTQHPEQAAKLTGDSSADSAAWTLLCSTLLNLDEVVNK; this is translated from the coding sequence ATGACTGTTTTCCGATGGATCACCTGTTTGCTGCTCGTTTCGGCAATCTCGAGCGAGGCGATGTCTGCAACGCCCAGTTTCAGTCACGATATTCGGCCGATCCTGTCGGCCCACTGCTTCGCGTGTCACGGTCCCGACGAAGAAGAGCGGATGGCCGACTTGCGGCTTGATTCGCCCGACGACGTTGCGGCAATGGTCGTTTCCGGCGATGCCGATTCGAGCGAAATGTTTGCTCGGATCACCAGCGATGACGAAGACGTGCTGATGCCACCCGCCGATTTTGGCAAACCGTTAACGGCTGACCAAATCGAAGCGATTCGACAGTGGATCGCAGCCGGTGCTGCTTACCAGGAACACTGGGCCTTTGTCGCGCCGACGAAGCAAACACCTGCGTCGGTACCGATCGATTCGCCAACCGATGCGATCAACCATTTTGTCCAGCAAGCGATTGAGGAGATGGGACTTGTCGCCAATCCTGCTGCGGACGACCGGTCGCTTCTCCGCCGAGTCTGTTTGGATCTTACCGGCTTGCCGCCGAATCGCGAACAAGTGGATACGTTTCTTTCGGATGCGTCCCACGATGCGTATGAGCGGCTGGTTGATTCGCTACTTGCCTCGCGGCACTATGGCCAGCACATGGGGAGGTACTGGTTGGACTTGGTTCGCTATGGTGACACGCACGGGTTGCATTTGGACAACTATCGCGAGATGTGGCCTTATCGCGATTGGGTCATTGACGCGATGAACGCGAACATGCCCATCGACCAGTTTTTCACCGAACAATTGGCTGGGGATCTGTTTCCCGATGCGAGCGAGGCTCAGCGGATCGCCAGCGGTTTCAATCGGCTGAATGTTACCACCAATGAAGGCGGCTCCATCTATGACGAAGTGTTTGCACGCAACGTGATCGACCGAACCGACGCGTTTGGAACCATCTTTCTAGGGATGACGACGGGTTGCAGTGTTTGTCATGACCATAAGTTTGATCCGTTGACCATGCGAGACTACTACTCCTTATCCGCCTATTTCAATAGCCTCGACGGCAAAGCGATGGATGCGAATATCAAGGATCATCCGCCGTCAATGCCGGTTCCAACGCAGCAGCAATTGGATGAGATTGCGGAGTGCGAGAAGGAACTCGTCGCCTTGCGAACCGAAATGGCAGGTCCCATCGAAACCGTTGATGCTTCCCAGCGAGATTGGGAGCGTTCGCTGTCGGATCAAACTGCGGAGAATTCGGTTGTCCTGCATCCGACAAGCGTGGTGTCCGAAGCCGGTGTGGAAATGAAGACGCACGAGGATGGAACCGTTGAGGTGGTCGGAGAGGCTGCTGCGAAAGACACGACGACCCTGATCGCGCAGCTACCAGCAAACTCGGCTTGGAAAACCCTCCATCTTGAAGCCTTGGTCGAGGAACCAAACGATCGAGTGGGGCTGTCATCCAATGGCAACGTCGTCCTTTCGGAAATCGTGGTCGAGTGGAATGAGAGCGACGCGGAAGAGGGCTGGATGGAAGTCCCGGTCGTACATGCCGTTGCGGATGTTGAGCAATCGGACGGTTCCTTTGCCGTGAAGTATGCGATTGATGGAAAAGTGAAGGCTCAAGAGGGTTGGGCCGTCCACGGGCATGGGCCGAGCGGGCCGCGCAACGCTTGGTTTGTCCTTGCCCCCCTGCTGACGGAGTCGCCGGATGCCAGACTGCGTATCCGACTCAAGTATCAGTCGGTTTATGCCAAACACCAATTTCGCAAGATCCGTTTATCGTTGGCAACGACCATGCCGTCGGTCCCCGAGTCGCAACGGATTGTCTTGGGATCGATGCACAGCGTCGGACCTTTTCCCGTTGCCAACACCGATCTCGCGTATGACCAATCCTTCGCATCCGAGCAGTCCAAGTTCGATCCGAGCGAGAGCTTTCGATTTGAAGATCAGGACTATGGGTGGCAGCACCGTGAGGATTTACCGACCGTGGCGGTTCATCGGCTTGGCACCGTAAGTGACCGAGCGAGCGTGATGGTACTCCATCAACCGTTAACAGCCCCATCCGATCAAAACGTAACTCTGTTGATCGACACCAGCGACGGTCACGTCGTTTATCTGAACGACAAAGAGGTCGCAAGACGTCAAGGTCCCAAAACGATCCGACCGCTGTCGGAGGAATACGAATTGAATCTCAAAAAAGGTGAGAATCGTTTGTACGTCAAAGTCGTCAATCATGCGGAACCTTCGATGTTTTGTTTTGCTTTCCGCTCTCCGGCAATCGACACAGGACCACAACTCGCTCAACTCGCGGGGATCCCCCCGTCCGACCGAAGCGACGCAGAAACGATCTCACTTCGCAAGTATTTCCGAAGCGTTGTTTGCACACATCCCGATTGGTTGTTGCTCGGAAAGCTCGAATCGGGATTACTGAAACGAATCGAGCAGATTCGCAGTTCGATTGCGACCACGTTGATTTGGAAGGAACTCAAAAAACCACGACAAGCACACCTCTTGCTTCGCGGTCAATACGATTCTCCTGGCGAAGCGGTCGAGCGACGGACTCCCGGTTTCCTTCCCCCCATGGACGACGCGTTGCCAAACAATCGACTGGGCTTAGCCAAATGGTTGACGTCCGATTCCCATCCGCTCACATCGCGAGTGGCAGCGAATCGAGTCTGGCAACAATTTTTTGGTATCGGATTGGTCAAGACGAGTGAAGACTTTGGAAGCCAAGGCCAACCGCCAAGCCATCCCGAATTGCTGGATTGGTTGGCCGTTGATTTTCGCGAAAACGGTTGGGATCTGAAACGCCTGACCAAAGCGATTGTGATGAGTGCGCCCTACCGCAGGTCGGCAAGGATTCATCCGCGGGCGCAGGAACTCGACCCGGAAAACCGCTTTCTCGCGCGAGGTCCTCGCTTTCGACTCGATGCCGAGATGCTACGAGATCAAGCGTTGGCGATTTCGGGATTGCTTGTCGACGACATCGGTGGCCCGAGTGTCAAGCCACCCCAACCGTCGGGGCTCTGGCAAGCGGTGGGTTACACACGCAGCGATACCGCAACGTTCTCGGCCGACAGCGGTGACAAGGTGTACCGACGTAGCGTCTACATTTTTTGGAAACGCACGAGTCCGCCCCCCCAGATGACCACGTTTGATGCTCCGAGTCGTGAGTCGTGTGCTGCTCGGCGTGAACGAACCAACACGCCGCTGCAAGCACTGCTGTTGATGAACGAAACGCAATACCTTGAAGCGGCACGAGCCCTGGCGGGTCGTGTGTTCGAGCAAGAGCACTTGAAGACACCCCAGGACCAAGTGGCTTGGGTATTCGAAACCGTTACGGTTCGCCCGCCACAGTCAAAGGAACTTGAAGAGCTCGTGGGGCTCCTTCATGATTTGACCGTTCACTATACACAGCATCCCGAACAGGCCGCGAAATTGACCGGCGACTCTTCAGCCGATTCCGCAGCATGGACCCTTCTATGCAGCACCCTCTTGAACCTCGACGAAGTCGTGAACAAGTAA
- a CDS encoding carbon storage regulator, with amino-acid sequence MLVLSRKQGESIHIGDEVVIVVTKIGRNRVQIGIDAPRETEIRRSELEGAAKQPAGHSTLRAESASRPASPGCRTRAVRRESPVAQDGPRATVAMSRCSTTFQSG; translated from the coding sequence ATGTTGGTTCTTAGTCGCAAGCAGGGCGAGTCGATCCATATTGGCGACGAGGTCGTGATTGTCGTCACCAAGATCGGTCGGAACCGCGTTCAAATCGGCATCGATGCTCCGCGAGAGACGGAGATTCGGCGGTCGGAGTTAGAGGGGGCAGCGAAGCAACCGGCTGGCCACTCGACGCTTCGAGCGGAATCCGCCTCGCGCCCGGCGTCGCCGGGGTGCCGGACACGCGCGGTTCGGAGGGAGTCGCCGGTCGCTCAGGACGGCCCAAGGGCGACGGTTGCTATGTCAAGATGTTCCACCACTTTTCAATCCGGGTAG
- a CDS encoding BON domain-containing protein, with protein sequence MLAESTIAAISSVSSQRQALVRAALSRTSHQELSQIDASIVGDDVLLRGQLSSFYLKQVAQEVVRQTGVAKRVRNQIVVHPR encoded by the coding sequence ATGTTAGCCGAGTCCACAATCGCTGCGATCTCGTCGGTATCGTCGCAGCGACAGGCTTTGGTGCGTGCCGCGTTGTCGCGAACTTCGCACCAGGAGCTGTCGCAGATTGATGCCTCGATCGTCGGTGACGACGTTCTATTGCGGGGGCAGCTGTCAAGTTTCTATCTGAAGCAGGTCGCCCAAGAAGTTGTCCGCCAAACGGGTGTGGCAAAGAGGGTCCGTAATCAAATCGTGGTGCATCCGCGTTGA
- a CDS encoding beta-galactosidase has product MTVSFLCRCAAVCLCVALNFPLVTSCLADRPLLRIDSALDPSVLKPHAVELSVEHQPDGSVLRMSAGHDYRWPGITITLEGDNRNLSKYGFVAVDVHNVGPKSVGFAVRVDSLDADLESDSLTENQTLAAGETRTVRAALRRKMPDHLKGRLMGMRSNPEGFSEDQGLDTDAIDKILLFVTKKDHEQTVEISSVRAEGDSKVATIWLDSNADPFPMIDLFGQYAHADWPGKTHSLAELKQNLILEEQDIDANPSPEHWDLYGGYVAGPELKATGHFRVQKYEGKWWLVDPEGRLFWSNGIDCVDTNSAQTPITDREFYFSDLPQRDSPMGGLYGRGNWAPHGYYKDRGRYETFNFTAANLVRKYGEDWRTLSRDLAHRRLRSWGLNTIANWSDENVYRMERTPYVVTCNSAGRRIEGSSGYWGKFPDPFDSEFAESVRRSMEYYRNAANSPWCIGVFVDNELAWGDELSLAKAALQSPSDQPAKQAFVDALKLKYARIENLNETWGTPFASWAALLEEPLNEQTMPDDAKAGDDLRAFYSQIGEQYFRVCRQAVKSAAPNTLYLGCRFAWVNDLAVRASAKHCDVIGFNRYEYSVADYQLPEGVDRPAIIGEFHFGALDRGLFHTGLKPTKNQQARADAYRDYLRGALQNPIWVGAHWFQYGDQAATGRGDGENYQIGFVDVCDTPYPETIQAARQIGDSMYQLRLEPVKMSSPIPAP; this is encoded by the coding sequence ATGACCGTGTCTTTCCTCTGCCGCTGCGCGGCTGTCTGTCTCTGCGTTGCTTTGAACTTCCCGTTGGTGACCTCGTGCCTCGCCGACCGCCCCCTACTGCGGATCGACTCTGCGTTGGATCCTTCCGTGCTGAAACCGCATGCGGTTGAGTTATCGGTCGAGCACCAACCCGACGGTTCGGTACTTCGGATGAGCGCAGGCCATGACTACCGGTGGCCTGGCATCACGATCACGTTGGAGGGAGACAACCGTAACTTGTCCAAGTACGGATTCGTGGCCGTCGATGTCCATAATGTTGGCCCCAAGAGTGTCGGTTTCGCGGTCAGAGTGGACAGTCTTGATGCCGACTTGGAATCCGATTCGCTGACGGAAAACCAAACGCTTGCCGCCGGAGAGACGCGAACGGTTCGTGCGGCGTTGAGACGCAAGATGCCCGATCATCTCAAGGGTCGGCTGATGGGGATGCGATCCAACCCCGAGGGGTTCAGTGAGGATCAAGGACTGGACACCGACGCGATCGACAAGATCTTGTTGTTTGTCACCAAGAAGGATCATGAGCAAACGGTTGAGATCTCAAGCGTTCGTGCCGAGGGTGATTCCAAGGTTGCCACGATTTGGCTGGATTCCAACGCAGATCCCTTTCCGATGATTGATCTTTTTGGCCAGTATGCTCACGCCGATTGGCCTGGCAAAACGCATTCGCTTGCAGAGCTCAAGCAGAACCTGATTCTTGAAGAGCAAGACATCGATGCAAACCCGTCTCCTGAACATTGGGACCTTTATGGCGGCTATGTCGCGGGTCCGGAGCTCAAGGCAACGGGGCATTTCCGCGTGCAGAAGTACGAGGGGAAGTGGTGGTTGGTTGATCCCGAGGGTCGCTTGTTCTGGTCCAATGGCATCGATTGCGTCGACACCAATTCCGCCCAAACGCCGATTACCGATCGAGAGTTCTACTTCTCGGATCTACCTCAGAGGGACTCACCCATGGGGGGGCTTTACGGTCGTGGAAACTGGGCACCGCATGGGTACTACAAAGACCGTGGCCGTTACGAGACATTTAACTTCACCGCAGCGAATTTGGTTCGCAAATACGGTGAAGACTGGCGAACCCTTTCGCGCGACTTGGCTCACCGTCGGCTTCGAAGTTGGGGACTCAACACCATTGCAAACTGGTCCGACGAGAACGTCTATCGAATGGAACGGACGCCTTACGTCGTGACATGCAATTCGGCGGGCCGGCGCATCGAAGGCAGCAGCGGGTACTGGGGAAAGTTCCCCGATCCCTTTGACTCCGAATTTGCAGAGTCGGTTCGGCGCAGCATGGAGTATTACCGCAACGCAGCAAACTCACCTTGGTGTATCGGCGTGTTTGTCGACAATGAATTGGCGTGGGGCGACGAATTGTCGCTTGCGAAAGCGGCCCTGCAATCTCCGTCGGACCAACCGGCCAAGCAAGCGTTTGTTGACGCATTGAAGTTAAAGTACGCTCGCATCGAAAACCTCAACGAAACCTGGGGAACCCCGTTTGCATCGTGGGCCGCGTTGTTGGAAGAACCGCTGAACGAACAGACGATGCCCGACGACGCGAAGGCGGGCGACGACTTGCGAGCGTTCTATTCGCAGATTGGAGAACAGTATTTTCGTGTTTGTCGACAAGCGGTCAAATCTGCTGCGCCGAACACCCTCTACCTTGGCTGTCGGTTCGCATGGGTCAACGATTTGGCGGTTCGGGCATCCGCCAAACATTGCGATGTGATCGGGTTCAATCGCTACGAGTATTCGGTTGCCGACTACCAATTGCCGGAGGGCGTGGATCGGCCAGCCATCATTGGTGAATTTCACTTTGGAGCACTCGACCGAGGGCTCTTTCACACGGGGCTGAAGCCGACGAAGAACCAACAAGCCAGAGCCGACGCTTACCGTGACTACCTTCGCGGTGCACTTCAGAACCCCATTTGGGTCGGAGCCCATTGGTTTCAGTATGGTGACCAAGCCGCTACGGGGCGCGGAGATGGTGAGAACTATCAGATTGGTTTTGTCGATGTTTGCGATACACCCTACCCGGAAACCATTCAAGCAGCGCGACAGATTGGCGACTCGATGTACCAACTACGCCTTGAGCCCGTTAAGATGAGTTCCCCGATCCCGGCGCCCTGA